ATATCCGGCTTGTGTTTGCAGCAGTGAAGgagacgctgctgcaaaacTCACTGCGCGAGACTGGCATTCTGTAACTTATAGCTGTACTAAAGACGTTGGTATACGGTCTTGATCTTCTTCGCCGACTGCACGGCCTACAGAGCATGttgcacgcgctcgtcgtcgctccacggcggcgtgcgtttgagcaagtcgcgcgcttccctCGCGGGGCGCGCAACAGACGGCGCGTCGTTGAGCCATGCCGCTACctgccgcgcaagagcaACAGGGTCGGCAATGGCATACAGCGCCTCTGGCGCCACGTCCATACACGCACCGACACTCCACGCAGCAAGCTGCACATCGGTCGGCACAGGCGACAGCATGGTCTCGCGCATGGTATCCACCACCGACGCCGAGTcaaagcgcagcatggcaGCCATGAGCGCGGCCATGGCTTTTTTcatcgcgtcgcgcggctcggTTGGCGCATAAAAtgcggcacgcagcacatCAAGCGTgtgtgcacgcgcgtcggcacgcttctcgggcggcgcgtgctcCAAGACGTGCAcgagcgccatggccaTCGCATCGCCCACATCCACACCGTCGGCATTGGAGTGGACGCCGTGTAGCGACGCTTGCATGGCGTGGACCAGCTCAAGCACGACAGGCTCGATGCGCGTTTGGTGCGCCATGAGACGCCCCAACGCTGCGCccgcgtgcatgcgcacCGTGTTGCTGCTGGGATCGCCCAGGGCTTTTTGGAAActgcgctggagctggGGGTAGAATGCACGGAcaaggcgcggcacgcGGCGGACCATGGtatcgagcgcgtcgagaaTCGCAACTTTCACCGGGGGTGCATGGCGATCGCCGCAGAGCCGGATGAGCGGCCCGACCATCGAGGTGATAAACGGCTTGATCTCCTCCGCGCCCGACTTTTCCACAAGCTCCGCAAGccccgccgccgccgcctcgcgctgctccacaTTGCCGTGGAGCAGTCCGTAAAGGAAAGGCGCGACAAAGGgctgggcgccgcgcgggaGCTGCAGGCCGCGCAAAGGCGTgcccgcggcgccgaccgacgccaaggcgcggcgcagcggcaccacCAGTGGCGTGCACGCGTCCTTGGGGTGTGCATCCAAAAGCGCCTGGAGCGCAGTCCACGCCGCGTACAGCGcttcctcctcgtcctcgtccatgAGCGACACGAGCCGGCGCACATAGTCCACCGCGTACTCGCTCCAGTCGAggtcgcgcggcgccgcgcggcagaAGCGCACAAAGAGCTGGCATGCCTGGGCGCGCCTGGGCGCGCCTTCGCGCGAGCCCATCCAGCCGAGGAGCTGCACCATGGCCTGGTGCAGTGCGTCTACGCTGGCAATGCTCGAAAAGACCGCGTCGATGGCCtcgccaagcggcgccatgggcggcgcaaggtcgagcgcagggacgcgcgcgtcgagcagtgtgcgcgcggcgctgctgagAATCGCGCTAATGTGgggcgcgagcgctgcgtggGCCACCGGGACCaaggcggcgagcgcggtggcctgcgcagcgcgcatcggcacctgtgcaagcgcgggAACAAGCAGCGGGAAGatggcgtcggcgcgcgtgcgcaccatttcgcgcagcgcagcgagtgctgtcgatgcacgctgctcgtcgtgcagtgcgtcgagcaAAGTAGGGAGTGTCGCATCCACCGCGTGGCTGCCGAGATGGCGCTGCACTTTATCAAaggcctgcgccgcggcttggcgcaccgctggcgcggcgtcgacgagggcgcagcgcacaatGGCCATGATCGCCTGCTGGTGGTCCTCGAGCTGTGCCTTGGTGGCGTTGCTCAAAATGTCCGTGAGGGCAGCACACACGCCCGCGCGTGTGGCTGCTTCCGGCGCGTGgatggcgcgctgtgcgaggATGGGGATGGTTTCCTGGAGAATTTTttcgccgagcttgcgcacgaGCTCGCCCAAGGTGCGGCTTGCCAtttcgcgctgctccgAGCCCGCGGCCGCGAGGAGTGTGAGGAGCAGATCGAGCATCACCGGGAGCGtttcgcgcgcggtgcgcggcgtgttttgcacgagcgctttccacgtgtgcgccgcggcctgGCGCACGGGGATGTTGGGGTCCTGGCGCAGGATGTAGATCGCAGCAAggaggcgcgtgcggcgctcgacgccgagggccgcggcgagcgccttgtgcgccgagTTCGGCAcggccgcgtcgcgctcctcgtcggcgtcggcgtcggcgtcggtgTCGGCGTGGCGCGAGATGCCCGAGAGGCGGAAGAGGAGCTCGCTCACGAGCTGCAGCCCTgacaagcgcacgcgccagCTATGCTCCGTCAGACACGGCTCGAGCTGGGGAAGGAGCAGCTCCACGGCCTTGGCCTGGTAGTGCACAATGATCATGCGGCcagcgcgcatcgacgcgTCCCGCACagcctcgtcgtcgtcggcgATGCTCGCGATGATGGGGGGAACGATATGCACGAGGTGCGGCACAAAGCGTGCGCCGAACGTCGCGGGAAGGTAcatgagcagcgcgaggtgGCCTTCGCGGacgtacgcggcgcgcgcctgtgtATTGGCAATGATGCTGGGAAGGAGGtgctccatgcgctcgaggccCAGGCCCGCGAGCACTTCGGCGAGGccctgtgcggcgccgtggCGATCGACGCCGGTGGCGTTGGTCTGCAGCACCTGCATCAGCGAGGGGATCAGCGCAGCAAAGTGGGCctcgccgaggcgctcgacgagcgtgccgagcgcgcgcgccgcgacgctccGTGCGTCGGGCACGGGCGAGACGAGGACGtggcgcacaagcggcgtgtagcgcgccaagtacgGCACAAAGTCGCGCGGGGCCGTGAGCGACGCGAGGTTGCCCACgatttgcgccgcgtgtttctgcgccgcgacgctgcgctcgcgcaatCCGCGCTCGATGATGGGCGCAATGAGCGCGAGCGAGGGGCCGTCGATGTAGTGGACAAACTTGGTATCGAGgagcgcttggagcgcgacgcttgtCTTGGCATTCGGGTCGACGAGCGCTTTGAGGAGCGTGGGAACGAGCTGGTGGATCTCGGGGTTGTGGATCACCTCGCCAAACTGCTTCAGCGACTTGTTCCCCGCGTTGCGCACCTGCGTGTGGGAGTCGGTCAGCACCTCGCTCAGCCTCGGGATCACTgtcggcagcgccgcagagAGCTGGCGCGGAGCACACcacgccatggcgccgagcagctcaatGGCGCCTTTCTTGGTGCGCCACTGCTTCTCTTCCAAACCGGCGAGGAGCTCTGGGAGGGTGAGTTTGAGGCACTGGCCGCTCATGCTCTGCatcagcgcacgcgccgcgtcgcttgtcgcttcgcgcacgtccgCGTGCGTATCGCCAAAGCACAGGAGCATGTCCTGCAAAAGATCCTTGGCGTACGGCTCAAAGAGGACGCGtagcgtgcgcgcaaacacCTCGTACGCAAACATAACGCCCTGGCGCCCTGTCCTCGATTTGGTATCCTGCACGGCGTCTCGGAGACGCCCAAAGAtacgcaatgcgcgcagctggccgatgccgccgcccagcACGACGCCAGCGAGGCCatacgccgcgccgcgccgcgccgcgtacgtATCGCCgtggagcagcgcgccgaggagctGGTCGACCATGCAAGGCATGGCACGCGCGACAAGTTCGTTGCGCATCAGCGGCACAAGACAGCTCCCGGCGGCTTCCTGGACCATCTCGGACGGTgtgcggagcgcggcaaggagACGGTCGACGATCCTTTGCACCTGTGCAtcttgcgcatcgcaatgctgcgcggcgcacccCAAGAGAATCACACTCGCCTCGGCCACGCGGTCGTCACCTTgctcctgcagcgcgctctCGAGCGTGgcaaaaagcgcagcaaggacAGGGGCACCGTGCAGCTCGACCATGCGCGTAGCAGCGCTGAGCATTGCGCCACGCACAGCATCCTCGCGAtcgctcagcgccgcgccactCGGCAGGGCAAACTGGAGGAAAGGCACGAGATCCGCCGGCGCacactgcggcgcgagcgcgacaaatGTCTGCGCGacagcaaggcgcgctggccatgGGTCCTCGCGGTTGAGCGTCGCGTCAATGACCATGCCGTACTGGTCGTAGGCAGGCGCAAGCGAGTAGTTCTTTGCGCTGTAGAGCGCAcagagcgcagcgcgcaactcgtccagcgtgtcgggatgcacagcacacGCACTGGCAATCGCACGCGGCGTGGTGGCGCGTGTGTAGTGGTGtgcgtgctcgagcatAGGCACAAGCACCGCCGTGTAGCTCGGCACCACGTCCATATCATTCTCTGTCCAGATCTGCGCGGCAATTTTGgcaagctcctcgtcggcgtcgtgcATGGCAATGAATAGCGCGGGACTGAACGCGATCTCGGTCAAATCCATCGGCAAGAggcactgcagcgcgccgtcgcgcacgcggcgctcttccgaaagcgccgcgtgcaaaagGAGCTGCACGAGCGATGTAGCGttgcggtgcgcgcgcgcaatcgccgcgccgtacgcacgcagcacctgcaccgcgtcgtgcgcaagcatggagcaggtgcgcgcagcggcgagaAGAGCGTGCACaaccgcggcgcagggaaagtcggcgtgcgcggcgtgcgcgctgtgcgcgccaaagatatcgagcgcaagctgcacgcgctcgaccaCGGCGTCGTCGCGTGCTTCGTCGCCAgtgaggcgcgcgcgctcgaccatGGCGGCAATCCATGGGAGAAAAAAGGCAGCGCTAGGAAGCGTGAGAGGAGAGGCGTCTAccaagaggcgcagctcgtacagcacacgcagctcGACAGCCTCGACGGAGCCCAGCGCATAGTCGGGCGAGCACAGCGCAGGATCGGCGTCGTGAAGCGTGGCGTGCACGACAAAgtgcgcaaggagcgcgacgcgctcctcgcagcacgacgcaagcgcggtgAGCGTAGCGGCAGCCAAGGAGCCAAGCCCCAGCGCACGTACAGaagcatggcgcagcgccgcacgcaccgacgctgcgagcgcggccatgTATGGCCcgatcggcgcgccgctccacgcaaggcgctgggtcgtgcgcaaggcggtcgcaatgcgcgcacgcacgctgtCAATTTCCGCGCGGAGATGGCGCTCCGTGTCGAgctggcgcgcgatggcgagctgctgctcttTGGAGAGCGACGGTGCTTTTTTCTGTgccagcgatgcacgcacctCCGCGTCCCACTTTTCCATGTTTCCCGTTTgcgcgccggcgtcgctgcgcggcgcatgtacgACATTTACAAAGGGTacgtcgtgcggcgcggcccAAATCGCGAGATGCTCCGCGGAAAAGGCGGCGAGGCGGTCAAGttctgcgtcgcgcagagcgcgctcggcgacaGGGGCGAGAATGGCGTCGGGCGCGATAAACGCAAGCGTCGAGATggcatgctcggcggcgtcgcAGAGTAGCGGGTCGTTTTGGGCGGCGTGCACAGtgtcgaggagcgcggcgcggtgctgtgcAACCATGCGGTACGGGTCGCaacgagccgcgcggcacagctGCACAAATGTctcgtgctcggcatcgtcaaggtgcgcgaggtgcgcgTAGACGACAAGCTCGCTGAGAAGctcgccggcggcggcatcgtcaagcggcgcttgctcgtgcgcgagcggaagaaaaagaagctcgcgcagcacgcgcgaaaaagaggcAGGGGAAGCGCGCTGGAACATGGTGTATACAACGCGCGtgacgatgcgcaagcaaaGGCGGCGATCGTGGgtggccatggcgcgcagcagtgcgTGGACAGAGATGCGGTGCAGGATCGCAGTGTACACTAGCTCAACAACTGCCGACTGCAacgctgcatcgtgcagcACGGACCATTGGCGCCACGCAAGTGTCCGCTCCAGGGCAAGGACGTGCACACTGgcatcgagctgcgcatcgtgcatTTTTTGGAGGacgcgcgcttggagcaGAAACGGCATCTTGTCGCTCGGTTCGAGTAgcggccgcagcgcggggcacgcgccgtcttttggcgcggcaagcgcaaggaaggcagccgcgccgcacgcttcCAAAGCGGACTCAGGGGCTGTGaaagacgcggcgccgcctTTTTCTACGCTCGCTTCGCACAGAGGGGCCAGCGCGTCATGcagcgcgggcggcgccgtgtgcagcgcagcaagcgacTGCATGACGGCGGCATGGAGTGCTATTTTCGGCGCTTGCATCTTGGCCGCGAGCGCGTTGAGCAGGGATGGGGAAAGGGAGGCGGTTGTGTGCCGCCACGCtgccgtgcatgcagcgTGCAAGGGCGCGGGCTGTGTCTCTttttgcacgagcgcgccaagcgcttccAGAAGGCGCGTGCTCCATGCGCCGGGCGGGATGCGTTGGAGCAGCGCATAGATagcactgcgctgctcgtcgttCCTCGTCTCGCACGCTTTGCACGCTTTGAGCACCGCATCCATGTAGGCGTCTTGGATAgttgcggtgcgcagcagtgTTTCCAAGAgacgcagtgcgccgctgcgtgtggCCGCGTTGGCCGagccgagcgcggcgagcgccggcGTCTGGACACGCGACAGCACTGCAGTAGCATCGATGCGTGCGGCGGAAAACagcgtcgcagcgccggcacaCGCAATGTcgggcgagcgcagcagcatctTGTCAAGGGTCGGAAAGACGTGCAGCTCGATGGCGTGCTGCGTAACGTcagcgcgaaaaaaggGGACGAGTGCTTGCAGGACATGCGCTGAAACGCTTGTCTTGGCACTGAGAACGTGCGTGGTATAATACTGCAAAATTGCGTTTTTGTGGGCGGATAcaatcgccgcgctgcggtcGGGCGGCATGCGGTAGCAGACGCCGAGCACAAGGCCTAGCGTGGAAATAGCACGCCACGCATACGTATCCGGCACGGCCAGCAGCGTTTGCAGGAATAAGGAGAGGTGTGTGTGGCCTGCACGGAGCATGCGCCACGCACGGTGCAGTTCGCCCGGCAAAAGCTTGTCGCGGCGCCCTGCTGGCTGTGtcgagcacagcgcatcgtaGCTGTGCGCAAAAGTGCGGACAAGCGGAGCCCAAACGGGTGCTTCGCCAAGGCCAGGTACATCGCTGCGTACGAGCGCGGTGAGCAGCATGCACAGCCAcgcatgcacagcggccattgcgctgcgtggTGCGCCGACGTGGCTTTTTGCATTGTATACGCGCTCCGCCTCGCTCTGGAGATGCTTGGATGCGGCCTGCAAAAGCGTACTCTTCCACGGCGCATCTACAAGCGCGGTATCTGCATCCAGTAGCAACGCGCCGTTGCGAAGAAGTGCAAGGCGCGTGGAACGCTCGGTGTGGAAGAGGTACGCTTTGTACAGCATCTGGTACACCTCGAGTCGCTGTGCAGACATCGTTGTTGCATCGCATGAAATCTGGGGCAAATACGTCTCCAGCAGAGTTGCACGCGGCTTGCGTTTTGTCGAGTgcagcacttgcgctgcgcgcgcggtaAAATCGTCCCAGTCAAACGTTCCGCACGTGCCCACATCGCTCCGCGAAGTTTGGGTGTGAGGCTGCATATCATCGTCAGAGTCGTACGGAGGGTCCGCATCGAcatcgtgcgcgccgcgaagccAGGCTTGAATGTCGCGCGGTCGCATGGAGACGGCGCAGGCCAGACGCGGCGAATTTGCGGTTTTCCAGCGATATCACGTGCATGGACGTGCGAGCCCGATGCTATGTGTTGATcgggcgcgagcgcaggcgcggtgctgcgtgctgcgtgcaaagGGATAGGGGCGGTGTGGGTGCGACGGTGGTTCGGTATGCGTTCCGGCTTGTGTCTATGCACACGCTACGTTGTCAACGAGTACACtacgctgcacgcacagagCCACGTGCACATGGTTGCGAGCATGCCGATCTTGTATGCACCCCTATTCTCTGTTACAAGCAAGCCACAGCGGCCGTCGTACGCACACGCGGACGCGGGGCACGACGCTTTGTGCAAAATGCGAGTGTCGTGTCCTACTCGCATTTTTGCGCTCGTCTGCACCTAGCCATTGGCACACGACGTGCCAAGACAGTGTCACCAGGCACTCGGTGTGCCAGCGCGCGGGGCTCATGCTTAGTCATCAGTGCAGTGACTTGTGCCTTGCGTAAGACATCCACACGGAGCCAATCATCACACTTGCTTACGTATGTGGAAGCGTGTCGCAAATGCGTGCCAATATGTAGTACAGCTAGGCACAGCCGCAAATGGCAGTACAAGGGGCTGTCAGGGGGTGATCAAGCTAGGCGTCCTTGTGCTTCCGTGTCGTGGTGATTGCTTAACGAGTATACCCCCTTGGCCTTCTACCGTCTCTTCCCACGATGATGGATGCAACAGTGGGGCACGCCACAGCGACAGCGACGCCTGTGGCGATGAATGTGGAGCCATGCACCCCACGTTTCCAGACACAGCCGATGGTGAGCCCGACCTCGTcagccaagcgccgtgcagaGGATCGTTTTTATGGCCACAGGCTGATGGCTGAAGTCAGTGAACGGTTCCTCATGTGCCTCTTTTCCTGCTCGCAAAATTCAATGGCTACCACCGCCGACACG
This is a stretch of genomic DNA from Malassezia vespertilionis chromosome 1, complete sequence. It encodes these proteins:
- the GCN1 gene encoding translational activator of GCN4 (EggNog:ENOG503NU88; COG:J) — translated: MRPRDIQAWLRGAHDVDADPPYDSDDDMQPHTQTSRSDVGTCGTFDWDDFTARAAQVLHSTKRKPRATLLETYLPQISCDATTMSAQRLEVYQMLYKAYLFHTERSTRLALLRNGALLLDADTALVDAPWKSTLLQAASKHLQSEAERVYNAKSHVGAPRSAMAAVHAWLCMLLTALVRSDVPGLGEAPVWAPLVRTFAHSYDALCSTQPAGRRDKLLPGELHRAWRMLRAGHTHLSLFLQTLLAVPDTYAWRAISTLGLVLGVCYRMPPDRSAAIVSAHKNAILQYYTTHVLSAKTSVSAHVLQALVPFFRADVTQHAIELHVFPTLDKMLLRSPDIACAGAATLFSAARIDATAVLSRVQTPALAALGSANAATRSGALRLLETLLRTATIQDAYMDAVLKACKACETRNDEQRSAIYALLQRIPPGAWSTRLLEALGALVQKETQPAPLHAACTAAWRHTTASLSPSLLNALAAKMQAPKIALHAAVMQSLAALHTAPPALHDALAPLCEASVEKGGAASFTAPESALEACGAAAFLALAAPKDGACPALRPLLEPSDKMPFLLQARVLQKMHDAQLDASVHVLALERTLAWRQWSVLHDAALQSAVVELVYTAILHRISVHALLRAMATHDRRLCLRIVTRVVYTMFQRASPASFSRVLRELLFLPLAHEQAPLDDAAAGELLSELVVYAHLAHLDDAEHETFVQLCRAARCDPYRMVAQHRAALLDTVHAAQNDPLLCDAAEHAISTLAFIAPDAILAPVAERALRDAELDRLAAFSAEHLAIWAAPHDVPFVNVVHAPRSDAGAQTGNMEKWDAEVRASLAQKKAPSLSKEQQLAIARQLDTERHLRAEIDSVRARIATALRTTQRLAWSGAPIGPYMAALAASVRAALRHASVRALGLGSLAAATLTALASCCEERVALLAHFVVHATLHDADPALCSPDYALGSVEAVELRVLYELRLLVDASPLTLPSAAFFLPWIAAMVERARLTGDEARDDAVVERVQLALDIFGAHSAHAAHADFPCAAVVHALLAAARTCSMLAHDAVQVLRAYGAAIARAHRNATSLVQLLLHAALSEERRVRDGALQCLLPMDLTEIAFSPALFIAMHDADEELAKIAAQIWTENDMDVVPSYTAVLVPMLEHAHHYTRATTPRAIASACAVHPDTLDELRAALCALYSAKNYSLAPAYDQYGMVIDATLNREDPWPARLAVAQTFVALAPQCAPADLVPFLQFALPSGAALSDREDAVRGAMLSAATRMVELHGAPVLAALFATLESALQEQGDDRVAEASVILLGCAAQHCDAQDAQVQRIVDRLLAALRTPSEMVQEAAGSCLVPLMRNELVARAMPCMVDQLLGALLHGDTYAARRGAAYGLAGVVLGGGIGQLRALRIFGRLRDAVQDTKSRTGRQGVMFAYEVFARTLRVLFEPYAKDLLQDMLLCFGDTHADVREATSDAARALMQSMSGQCLKLTLPELLAGLEEKQWRTKKGAIELLGAMAWCAPRQLSAALPTVIPRLSEVLTDSHTQVRNAGNKSLKQFGEVIHNPEIHQLVPTLLKALVDPNAKTSVALQALLDTKFVHYIDGPSLALIAPIIERGLRERSVAAQKHAAQIVGNLASLTAPRDFVPYLARYTPLVRHVLVSPVPDARSVAARALGTLVERLGEAHFAALIPSLMQVLQTNATGVDRHGAAQGLAEVLAGLGLERMEHLLPSIIANTQARAAYVREGHLALLMYLPATFGARFVPHLVHIVPPIIASIADDDEAVRDASMRAGRMIIVHYQAKAVELLLPQLEPCLTEHSWRVRLSGLQLVSELLFRLSGISRHADTDADADADEERDAAVPNSAHKALAAALGVERRTRLLAAIYILRQDPNIPVRQAAAHTWKALVQNTPRTARETLPVMLDLLLTLLAAAGSEQREMASRTLGELVRKLGEKILQETIPILAQRAIHAPEAATRAGVCAALTDILSNATKAQLEDHQQAIMAIVRCALVDAAPAVRQAAAQAFDKVQRHLGSHAVDATLPTLLDALHDEQRASTALAALREMVRTRADAIFPLLVPALAQVPMRAAQATALAALVPVAHAALAPHISAILSSAARTLLDARVPALDLAPPMAPLGEAIDAVFSSIASVDALHQAMVQLLGWMGSREGAPRRAQACQLFVRFCRAAPRDLDWSEYAVDYVRRLVSLMDEDEEEALYAAWTALQALLDAHPKDACTPLVVPLRRALASVGAAGTPLRGLQLPRGAQPFVAPFLYGLLHGNVEQREAAAAGLAELVEKSGAEEIKPFITSMVGPLIRLCGDRHAPPVKVAILDALDTMVRRVPRLVRAFYPQLQRSFQKALGDPSSNTVRMHAGAALGRLMAHQTRIEPVVLELVHAMQASLHGVHSNADGVDVGDAMAMALVHVLEHAPPEKRADARAHTLDVLRAAFYAPTEPRDAMKKAMAALMAAMLRFDSASVVDTMRETMLSPVPTDVQLAAWSVGACMDVAPEALYAIADPVALARQVAAWLNDAPSVARPAREARDLLKRTPPWSDDERVQHAL